The following are from one region of the Arachis duranensis cultivar V14167 chromosome 10, aradu.V14167.gnm2.J7QH, whole genome shotgun sequence genome:
- the LOC107469139 gene encoding E3 ubiquitin-protein ligase RGLG5 isoform X2, with protein MNPEESVMGGKSSRECVGGDRRHVSSSYGGGGGSSSSWDNYGGYPNQSPYQTPQHHHASAPYYDYASSQPKRKLDRRYSRINDDYRSHDEVTAALANAGLESSNLIVGIDFTKSNEWTGKRSFNRKCLHHIGNGYNPYEQAISIIGKTLSVFDEDNLIPCYGFGDASTHDQDVFSFHSDERFCNGFEEVLARYRQIVPRLKLAGPTSFAPIIEMAITIVEQSGGQYHVLLIIADGQVTRSIDTKHGHLSPQEQKTIDAIVKASEYPLSIVLVGVGDGPWDMMREFDDNIPTRSFDNFQFVNFTEIMSRSADPTKREADFALAALMEIPSQYKATLELGILGSRRGHSPDRVPLPPPLYERNPSSLSTRSYRPDSFQQNTPMHTGYDNRVNAEQSSSPLYDNKVCPICLTNAKDMAFGCGHQTCCECGVNLEFCPICRSTIQTRIRLY; from the exons ATGAATCCGGAG GAGTCAGTCATGGGAGGGAAGAGTTCAAGAGAGTGTGTTGGTGGTGATCGGAGACATGTTTCTTCAtcatatggtggtggtggtggttcttcATCTTCATGGGATAACTATGGAGGGTACCCTAATCAGAGTCCATATCAAACACCTCAACACCACCATGCATCAGCTCCATATTATGACTATGCTTCTTCACAACCAAAGAGAAAGCTTGATAGGAGATATTCAAGGATTAATGATGATTACCGTTCACATGATGAG GTTACTGCTGCTCTTGCAAATGCTGGCCTGGAATCTTCTAATCTCATTGTTGGCATTGATTTCACAAAGAGCAATGAGTGGACAG GGAAGCGGTCATTCAATCGAAAATGTTTGCATCACATTGGAAATGGTTATAATCCCTATGAACAAGCTATCTCGATTATCGGGAAAACTTTATCCGTTTTCGACGAAGATAACTTGATTCCTTGTTATGGATTTGGAGATG CATCGACGCATGATCAAGATGTATTTAGTTTCCATTCAGACGAGAGGTTCTGCAATGGATTTGAGGAAGTTTTGGCACGATACAGACAAATTGTTCCGCGCCTCAAACTTGCAG GTCCTACTTCATTTGCCCCAATTATCGAGATGGCGATAACTATTGTTGAGCAAAGTGGTGGCCAGTATCATGTCTTGCTGATAATTGCAGATGGACAG GTGACCAGAAGTATTGACACCAAGCATGGACACTTGAGTCCACAAGAACAGAAGACAATAGATGCCATTGTAAAAGCCAg CGAGTATCCACTCTCAATAGTTTTGGTCGGAGTTGGAGATGGACCTTGGGATATGATGAGGGAATTCGATGATAACATCCCTACTAGATCATTCGACAATTTTCAG TTTGTGAATTTTACCGAAATAATGTCGAGGAGTGCGGATCCGACCAAAAGAGAGGCAGACTTTGCTCTGGCAGCTTTGATGGAGATACCTTCTCAATATAAGGCAACCCTGGAACTTGGCATCTTAGG TTCAAGGAGGGGACATTCACCAGACAGGGTTCCTCTACCCCCACCTCTTTATGAAAGGAATCCATCTAGCCTTAGCACGAGATCTTATCGGCCGGACAGTTTTCAGCAGAATACGCCTATGCATACTGGCTATGATAATAGAGTTAACGCAGAACAATCTTCAAGTCCTCTATATGATAACAAG GTTTGTCCAATTTGTCTCACCAATGCAAAGGATATGGCTTTTGGTTGCGGGCATCAG ACTTGTTGCGAATGCGGTGTAAACCTCGAATTCTGCCCCATTTGCCGGAGCACAATCCAAACCAGGATAAGGCTTTACTAG
- the LOC107469139 gene encoding E3 ubiquitin-protein ligase RGLG5 isoform X3, whose amino-acid sequence MGGKSSRECVGGDRRHVSSSYGGGGGSSSSWDNYGGYPNQSPYQTPQHHHASAPYYDYASSQPKRKLDRRYSRINDDYRSHDEVTAALANAGLESSNLIVGIDFTKSNEWTGKRSFNRKCLHHIGNGYNPYEQAISIIGKTLSVFDEDNLIPCYGFGDASTHDQDVFSFHSDERFCNGFEEVLARYRQIVPRLKLAGPTSFAPIIEMAITIVEQSGGQYHVLLIIADGQVTRSIDTKHGHLSPQEQKTIDAIVKASEYPLSIVLVGVGDGPWDMMREFDDNIPTRSFDNFQFVNFTEIMSRSADPTKREADFALAALMEIPSQYKATLELGILGSRRGHSPDRVPLPPPLYERNPSSLSTRSYRPDSFQQNTPMHTGYDNRVNAEQSSSPLYDNKVCPICLTNAKDMAFGCGHQTCCECGVNLEFCPICRSTIQTRIRLY is encoded by the exons ATGGGAGGGAAGAGTTCAAGAGAGTGTGTTGGTGGTGATCGGAGACATGTTTCTTCAtcatatggtggtggtggtggttcttcATCTTCATGGGATAACTATGGAGGGTACCCTAATCAGAGTCCATATCAAACACCTCAACACCACCATGCATCAGCTCCATATTATGACTATGCTTCTTCACAACCAAAGAGAAAGCTTGATAGGAGATATTCAAGGATTAATGATGATTACCGTTCACATGATGAG GTTACTGCTGCTCTTGCAAATGCTGGCCTGGAATCTTCTAATCTCATTGTTGGCATTGATTTCACAAAGAGCAATGAGTGGACAG GGAAGCGGTCATTCAATCGAAAATGTTTGCATCACATTGGAAATGGTTATAATCCCTATGAACAAGCTATCTCGATTATCGGGAAAACTTTATCCGTTTTCGACGAAGATAACTTGATTCCTTGTTATGGATTTGGAGATG CATCGACGCATGATCAAGATGTATTTAGTTTCCATTCAGACGAGAGGTTCTGCAATGGATTTGAGGAAGTTTTGGCACGATACAGACAAATTGTTCCGCGCCTCAAACTTGCAG GTCCTACTTCATTTGCCCCAATTATCGAGATGGCGATAACTATTGTTGAGCAAAGTGGTGGCCAGTATCATGTCTTGCTGATAATTGCAGATGGACAG GTGACCAGAAGTATTGACACCAAGCATGGACACTTGAGTCCACAAGAACAGAAGACAATAGATGCCATTGTAAAAGCCAg CGAGTATCCACTCTCAATAGTTTTGGTCGGAGTTGGAGATGGACCTTGGGATATGATGAGGGAATTCGATGATAACATCCCTACTAGATCATTCGACAATTTTCAG TTTGTGAATTTTACCGAAATAATGTCGAGGAGTGCGGATCCGACCAAAAGAGAGGCAGACTTTGCTCTGGCAGCTTTGATGGAGATACCTTCTCAATATAAGGCAACCCTGGAACTTGGCATCTTAGG TTCAAGGAGGGGACATTCACCAGACAGGGTTCCTCTACCCCCACCTCTTTATGAAAGGAATCCATCTAGCCTTAGCACGAGATCTTATCGGCCGGACAGTTTTCAGCAGAATACGCCTATGCATACTGGCTATGATAATAGAGTTAACGCAGAACAATCTTCAAGTCCTCTATATGATAACAAG GTTTGTCCAATTTGTCTCACCAATGCAAAGGATATGGCTTTTGGTTGCGGGCATCAG ACTTGTTGCGAATGCGGTGTAAACCTCGAATTCTGCCCCATTTGCCGGAGCACAATCCAAACCAGGATAAGGCTTTACTAG
- the LOC107469139 gene encoding E3 ubiquitin-protein ligase RGLG5 isoform X1: MNPELEILTALFAILCFLGFILKESVMGGKSSRECVGGDRRHVSSSYGGGGGSSSSWDNYGGYPNQSPYQTPQHHHASAPYYDYASSQPKRKLDRRYSRINDDYRSHDEVTAALANAGLESSNLIVGIDFTKSNEWTGKRSFNRKCLHHIGNGYNPYEQAISIIGKTLSVFDEDNLIPCYGFGDASTHDQDVFSFHSDERFCNGFEEVLARYRQIVPRLKLAGPTSFAPIIEMAITIVEQSGGQYHVLLIIADGQVTRSIDTKHGHLSPQEQKTIDAIVKASEYPLSIVLVGVGDGPWDMMREFDDNIPTRSFDNFQFVNFTEIMSRSADPTKREADFALAALMEIPSQYKATLELGILGSRRGHSPDRVPLPPPLYERNPSSLSTRSYRPDSFQQNTPMHTGYDNRVNAEQSSSPLYDNKVCPICLTNAKDMAFGCGHQTCCECGVNLEFCPICRSTIQTRIRLY; the protein is encoded by the exons ATGAATCCGGAG cTGGAGATTTTGACAGCATTGTTTGCAATTTTGTGCTTCTTGGGGTTTATTCTGAAGGAGTCAGTCATGGGAGGGAAGAGTTCAAGAGAGTGTGTTGGTGGTGATCGGAGACATGTTTCTTCAtcatatggtggtggtggtggttcttcATCTTCATGGGATAACTATGGAGGGTACCCTAATCAGAGTCCATATCAAACACCTCAACACCACCATGCATCAGCTCCATATTATGACTATGCTTCTTCACAACCAAAGAGAAAGCTTGATAGGAGATATTCAAGGATTAATGATGATTACCGTTCACATGATGAG GTTACTGCTGCTCTTGCAAATGCTGGCCTGGAATCTTCTAATCTCATTGTTGGCATTGATTTCACAAAGAGCAATGAGTGGACAG GGAAGCGGTCATTCAATCGAAAATGTTTGCATCACATTGGAAATGGTTATAATCCCTATGAACAAGCTATCTCGATTATCGGGAAAACTTTATCCGTTTTCGACGAAGATAACTTGATTCCTTGTTATGGATTTGGAGATG CATCGACGCATGATCAAGATGTATTTAGTTTCCATTCAGACGAGAGGTTCTGCAATGGATTTGAGGAAGTTTTGGCACGATACAGACAAATTGTTCCGCGCCTCAAACTTGCAG GTCCTACTTCATTTGCCCCAATTATCGAGATGGCGATAACTATTGTTGAGCAAAGTGGTGGCCAGTATCATGTCTTGCTGATAATTGCAGATGGACAG GTGACCAGAAGTATTGACACCAAGCATGGACACTTGAGTCCACAAGAACAGAAGACAATAGATGCCATTGTAAAAGCCAg CGAGTATCCACTCTCAATAGTTTTGGTCGGAGTTGGAGATGGACCTTGGGATATGATGAGGGAATTCGATGATAACATCCCTACTAGATCATTCGACAATTTTCAG TTTGTGAATTTTACCGAAATAATGTCGAGGAGTGCGGATCCGACCAAAAGAGAGGCAGACTTTGCTCTGGCAGCTTTGATGGAGATACCTTCTCAATATAAGGCAACCCTGGAACTTGGCATCTTAGG TTCAAGGAGGGGACATTCACCAGACAGGGTTCCTCTACCCCCACCTCTTTATGAAAGGAATCCATCTAGCCTTAGCACGAGATCTTATCGGCCGGACAGTTTTCAGCAGAATACGCCTATGCATACTGGCTATGATAATAGAGTTAACGCAGAACAATCTTCAAGTCCTCTATATGATAACAAG GTTTGTCCAATTTGTCTCACCAATGCAAAGGATATGGCTTTTGGTTGCGGGCATCAG ACTTGTTGCGAATGCGGTGTAAACCTCGAATTCTGCCCCATTTGCCGGAGCACAATCCAAACCAGGATAAGGCTTTACTAG
- the LOC127742812 gene encoding uncharacterized protein LOC127742812, with the protein MTSATNVSTQISNIPMLNGSNFKVWKDIVEIVLGCMDLDIALREEKPTSTLENLSEVKIEKCERSNRIKIMIMKRSIPEARGSITEDKDAKQFLKDVKKFLARNEKAEDCLWSRSPSDAERYIYVADGNIVGVEAI; encoded by the exons ATGACTTCAGCTACCAATGTTTCTACACAAATTAGCAATATTCCTATGCTGAATGgttcaaactttaaagtttggaaGGATATCGTGGAGATTGTCCTCGGTTGTATGGATCTGGATATAGCTCTTCGAGAGGAGAAACCCACTTCCACTCTAGAAAATCTAAGTGAGGTTAAAATAGAGAAGTGTGAGAGATCCAATCGAATAAAAATTATGATCATGAAGCGCTCAATTCCTGAGGCTCGGGGCTCAATTACTGAGGATAAAGATGCTAAACAGTTCTTGAAAGATGTTAAAAAATTCTTAGCTAGGAATGAAAAGGCGGAG GATTGCCTGTGGAGTCGATCGCCAAGTGATGCTGAAAGATACATCTATGTGGCAGACGGCAATATAGTTGGAGTCGAAGCTATATGA
- the LOC127742810 gene encoding uncharacterized protein LOC127742810, with the protein MNSTNAEDIPSNYGLTGEMELQVGLKFLTKDAAMLAVKNYNIRRSAEFKVVESDHTRYVCRCKLFGDQCSWMVRVAKTRASRFWEVRKYQGPHTCLASETSQDHAQLDSNVICQHIFPMVQADATICIKVLQGSVESAYGYKVSYKKVWLAKQKAIARIYGDWDDSYNQLQRYFNALQTFVPGTIVNLQTRPYYVGNTLDRESVMFHQVFWSFLSCVEAFKHCKPLVSVDGTHLYGKYTGTLLMGIAQDGNNNILPIAFALVERENTDAWYFFLTNLRRHVATQPDVLLISDKHAAIKAALEREGCGWEHNVYCVRHIASNFATNFKSKEAKRHLVSAAYSKTQEQAQYYLELISAEDPTTSPEMMAWIRGLEPPKWLQHRDEGRRYGHMTTNLSECINSVMKGTRNLPVCAIVKSTYYRLNALFVQKGRQAEA; encoded by the exons ATGAACTCGACAAATGCAGAGGACATACCCAGTAACTATGGTTTGACAGGTGAAATGGAGCTACAGGTTGGCCTGAAATTTCTGACTAAGGATGCAGCAATGCTTGCTGTTAAGAACTACAACATACGTCGAAGTGCGGAATTCAAAGTAGTGGAGTCAGATCATACCAGGTATGTTTGTCGGTGCAAACTTTTTGGTGACCAATGTTCCTGGATGGTGAGGGTTGCGAAGACAAGGGCGTCCAGATTTTGGGAAGTTCGAAAATACCAAGGGCCTCACACTTGTTTGGCGTCCGAGACTTCGCAAGATCATGCACAACTGGATTCAAATGTCATATGCCAGCACATATTCCCCATGGTTCAAGCAGACGCAACGATTTGCATAAAAGTGTTGCAGGGGTCCGTGGAGTCGGCATACGGATACAAGGTGTCTTACAAAAAGGTTTGGCTAGCAAAGCAAAAGGCAATAGCGAGAATCTATGGAGACTGGGATGATTCTTATAACCAGTTACAGAGATACTTCAATGCGTTGCAAACCTTTGTTCCAG GGACAATTGTTAACCTCCAAACCCGACCATACTACGTGGGCAACACCCTCGATCGTGAAAGCGTCATGTTTCATCAAGTATTCTGGTCATTCCTATCGTGTGTCGAGGCATTCAAGCACTGCAAGCCTCTAGTTTCGGTTGATGGAACACACCTGTATGGTAAGTACACAGGTACCTTGTTGATGGGAATAGCACAGGACGGAAACAACAACATTCTTCCCATAGCCTTCGCACTAGTGGAACGGGAGAACACAGATGCATGGTACTTCTTTCTAACCAACTTAAGGAGACATGTGGCTACGCAACCAGATGTTCTACTGATCTCTGACAAGCATGCGGCCATAAAGGCTGCTCTAGAGCGGGAGGGTTGTGGCTGGGAACACAATGTTTACTGTGTCCGACACATTGCGTCCAATTTTGCAACAAACTTCAAGAGTAAAGAAGCCAAAAGACATCTTGTTAGCGCTGCATACTCGAAGACCCAAGAGCAGGCACAGTACTACCTAGAGTTAATCAGCGCGGAGGATCCGACCACGTCACCGGAAATGATGGCTTGGATAAGAGGGTTAGAGCCACCAAAATGGCTCCAACACCGGGATGAGGGGCGCCGATATGGTCACATGACAACGAACCTTTCTGAGTGTATCAACTCTGTGATGAAGGGCACTCGTAACCTTCCGGTGTGTGCAATTGTCAAGTCCACGTACTACCGTTTAAATGCATTGTTTGTCCAGAAGGGTCGGCAGGCAGAAGCATAG
- the LOC127742811 gene encoding uncharacterized protein LOC127742811, whose product MFSQFLQKAILANREGITQMLVISHDRATSIFTVDEIAGVGSQSRFRVYLQQRRYDCGYFQALHYPCAYALAACAHARLDWQSYVDDVYRVENVFRVYQMEFPPLPDEEVWPPHEGQLLRPNPHLRRSMDGRPVSTRIRNEMDDVEPGPGRRCGICRQPGHTRRHCPHVTGT is encoded by the coding sequence ATGTTCTCACAGTTCCTGCAAAAGGCAATACTTGCCAACAGGGAGGGAATCACGCAGATGCTTGTCATATCACACGACAGGGCGACATCGATCTTCACCGTCGATGAGATAGCCGGCGTAGGGTCTCAATCCAGATTCAGAGTATACCTCCAGCAAAGACGGTATGACTGCGGCTACTTCCAGGCATTGCACTACCCATGCGCCTACGCGCTTGCAGCATGTGCCCATGCTAGGCTTGATTGGCAGTCATATGTCGATGATGTGTATCGGGTCGAAAATGTCTTCCGGGTATATCAGATGGAGTTTCCCCCCTTGCCCGATGAGGAAGTGTGGCCACCCCACGAAGGACAACTTCTCCGTCCTAATCCCCACCTGCGACGATCGATGGATGGCCGACCTGTGTCGACAAGAATTCGGAATGAGATGGACGACGTAGAGCCTGGACCGGGAAGGCGATGTGGAATTTGCAGGCAACCGGGGCATACTAGGAGACATTGTCCTCATGTCACGGGCACTTAG